The following coding sequences lie in one Enterococcus sp. 9E7_DIV0242 genomic window:
- a CDS encoding DUF5067 domain-containing protein, whose product MKKKIVWLSTILLMFLLVGCTGKLANEADEFSDGSIEYSVQLPQTWTVSKQPKEQFNAEAVFGAEDSKTNSYLFVLTKDKAEIELAGLGERTREELKDRYSLNSAEDVPMEEFKVADRPAYKYTLETIYEEKQVWLYFYYVETEHCLVQFVVYSAVDNQTESRSELIDQSVKTLKETGREESTERADEQIVIKNEELEFDINGILALEEDGKSFVAVRYKLTNKADSETITPAKWDELIKVSQGEQQLTLAENPADAKRLDFTELVANRERVVKTGEALESVVFYELKDESDLLIQPDATVFPDSGDLSLVLP is encoded by the coding sequence ATGAAGAAAAAAATAGTATGGCTAAGCACCATTCTACTCATGTTTTTATTAGTAGGCTGTACAGGAAAGCTGGCGAATGAGGCGGATGAGTTTTCTGACGGTTCGATAGAGTACTCTGTTCAGCTGCCTCAGACATGGACGGTGAGCAAACAGCCTAAGGAACAGTTCAATGCAGAAGCTGTTTTTGGTGCAGAAGACAGCAAAACAAATTCTTATTTATTTGTTTTGACAAAGGATAAAGCGGAGATAGAGCTGGCTGGACTTGGCGAACGGACTAGAGAAGAATTGAAGGATCGTTACAGCTTGAATTCAGCAGAAGATGTGCCTATGGAGGAATTCAAAGTAGCAGACCGTCCGGCGTATAAATATACGCTGGAAACTATTTATGAAGAAAAACAGGTCTGGCTGTATTTCTATTATGTAGAGACAGAGCATTGCTTGGTTCAATTTGTAGTATATTCTGCTGTCGATAATCAGACGGAGTCCAGAAGTGAACTGATCGATCAATCTGTGAAAACACTGAAGGAAACTGGAAGAGAAGAATCAACGGAGCGCGCGGATGAACAGATCGTCATTAAAAATGAGGAGCTGGAATTTGATATCAATGGCATTTTAGCTTTGGAAGAAGACGGGAAATCGTTTGTTGCTGTTCGATATAAGCTAACGAATAAGGCCGATTCAGAGACGATCACGCCTGCGAAATGGGATGAGTTGATCAAGGTAAGTCAAGGAGAGCAGCAACTAACCTTAGCTGAGAACCCGGCAGATGCGAAACGACTGGATTTTACGGAACTAGTAGCTAATCGAGAACGTGTAGTGAAAACGGGTGAAGCGCTAGAGAGTGTTGTCTTCTACGAATTGAAGGACGAAAGTGATCTTTTGATTCAACCGGATGCAACTGTCTTTCCTGATAGCGGAGACCTTTCTCTGGTATTGCCGTAA
- the lepB gene encoding signal peptidase I: MKKQLPEKKKRKGLRLDRETILIVVLFFAVLLFFVFIQTHRVDGESMEPTLSQNDRYIILKTKTISRYDIVTFSEKKAENPEEYVKRVLGIPGDRLWTTETNLFIRPKEAGEIDLSKEAVGTWDSTLSVKVSSEVIQKLEGMTEIPEGYFFVLGDNRQVSRDSRAMGLISMKEIEGKAIYRYFPFNRLGFLN; encoded by the coding sequence GTGAAGAAGCAGTTGCCTGAGAAAAAGAAGCGGAAGGGATTACGTCTTGACCGAGAGACGATTTTGATAGTTGTTCTTTTCTTTGCGGTTCTGCTTTTCTTTGTATTTATACAGACACATCGTGTAGATGGCGAATCAATGGAACCAACACTTTCACAAAATGATCGATACATTATTTTAAAAACAAAAACGATTTCCAGATATGATATCGTGACGTTTTCAGAGAAAAAGGCAGAAAATCCAGAGGAATATGTGAAGCGTGTACTGGGGATTCCAGGAGACAGACTATGGACGACGGAAACCAATCTATTTATTCGCCCGAAGGAAGCAGGCGAAATCGATCTCAGTAAAGAAGCCGTAGGAACTTGGGATAGCACCCTTTCAGTAAAGGTTTCATCAGAGGTCATTCAGAAATTAGAAGGAATGACAGAGATTCCTGAAGGGTACTTTTTTGTTTTAGGAGATAACCGACAGGTATCAAGAGATAGTCGTGCCATGGGATTGATCAGCATGAAAGAAATAGAGGGAAAGGCAATATACCGCTATTTTCCATTTAATCGACTGGGGTTTTTAAATTAG
- a CDS encoding WxL domain-containing protein, producing the protein MKRKIICSMAFAACLTGGMFHTQTVSAESDQVSGDANVTVQKDKTGVSMIQDPENPESEVDPGDSPRTDGDLRIDFVPQLNFSTAKLSDNGLVLPANAQLFHSDTTPRGNFIQVTDERDEPTGWTLQVRQEKQFTHNEKEGVQLKGAVISLDKAWTNSVVANKFSPTVQKEVIQMLAVGETYNLAKAEYEKGMGTWSIAFGASAENQNGQAATVEARKDEQGNAVMDTLFNKPSYLNSAVTLTIPGDSNNQAGAYSTVLTWTLAELP; encoded by the coding sequence ATGAAACGTAAAATAATCTGTTCCATGGCTTTTGCAGCTTGCCTGACCGGAGGAATGTTCCATACACAGACAGTTTCAGCAGAAAGTGATCAGGTGTCAGGAGATGCAAATGTCACTGTTCAAAAGGACAAAACCGGTGTATCGATGATTCAAGACCCGGAAAACCCGGAGTCGGAAGTCGATCCGGGAGATAGTCCACGAACAGACGGTGATTTGAGGATCGACTTTGTTCCTCAATTGAACTTTAGTACAGCCAAATTGAGCGACAATGGATTGGTATTACCGGCAAATGCTCAGTTGTTTCATAGCGATACGACCCCCAGAGGGAACTTTATCCAAGTAACAGATGAGCGCGATGAGCCGACTGGCTGGACCTTACAGGTCCGGCAAGAGAAGCAGTTTACGCATAATGAAAAAGAAGGCGTTCAGTTAAAAGGCGCAGTTATTTCTTTGGATAAAGCGTGGACGAACTCTGTAGTAGCCAATAAGTTTTCGCCAACCGTACAAAAAGAAGTGATTCAGATGTTGGCAGTAGGAGAAACCTACAACCTTGCGAAGGCAGAGTACGAAAAAGGGATGGGTACTTGGAGTATCGCCTTTGGGGCCTCAGCTGAGAATCAAAACGGGCAAGCTGCAACAGTGGAAGCCAGAAAAGATGAGCAGGGGAATGCCGTAATGGACACGCTATTCAACAAGCCAAGCTATTTAAATAGTGCGGTGACCTTAACGATCCCGGGAGATAGTAATAATCAAGCGGGAGCCTATTCAACGGTGCTAACTTGGACTTTAGCCGAGTTACCATAA
- the recA gene encoding recombinase RecA, with protein sequence MADDRKVALDAALKKIEKNFGKGSIMKLGEKVDQQISTIPSGSLALDVALGVGGYPRGRIVEVYGPESSGKTTVALHAIAEVQKQGGTAAFIDAEHALDPQYAQKLGVNIDELLLSQPDTGEQGLEIADALVSSGAIDIVVIDSVAALVPRAEIDGEMGASHVGLQARLMSQALRKLSGSINKTKTIAIFINQIREKVGVMFGNPETTPGGRALKFYATVRLEVRRAEQLKQGTDIVGNRTKIKVVKNKVAPPFKVAEVDVMYGLGISQEGELLDMAVEKDLVEKSGAWYSYNGERIGQGRENVKAYMIEHPEMIAELSPKVRAAYGIGDGSIVVEEVEEGQEELPLDE encoded by the coding sequence TTGGCTGATGATCGTAAAGTAGCATTAGATGCTGCGTTGAAAAAAATAGAAAAGAACTTCGGTAAAGGCTCAATCATGAAGCTGGGTGAAAAAGTTGATCAGCAGATATCTACAATTCCAAGTGGTTCATTAGCACTGGATGTTGCTTTAGGTGTTGGCGGATATCCTCGCGGCAGAATCGTTGAAGTATACGGACCTGAAAGTTCCGGTAAAACAACGGTTGCGCTTCATGCGATTGCAGAAGTGCAAAAACAAGGCGGAACAGCTGCCTTTATCGATGCTGAGCATGCGTTAGATCCGCAATATGCTCAAAAACTAGGTGTAAATATTGACGAATTGCTACTGTCACAACCTGATACAGGGGAGCAAGGCTTGGAAATTGCTGATGCATTGGTTTCAAGTGGTGCGATTGATATCGTAGTTATTGACTCGGTTGCAGCTTTGGTTCCTCGTGCGGAAATCGATGGGGAAATGGGTGCTAGTCACGTTGGGTTGCAAGCGCGTTTGATGTCTCAAGCGTTACGTAAATTATCAGGTTCTATCAATAAGACGAAAACAATTGCAATCTTCATCAACCAAATTCGTGAAAAAGTCGGCGTAATGTTCGGAAATCCAGAAACAACACCTGGTGGACGTGCGTTGAAATTCTACGCAACCGTTCGTTTGGAAGTACGTCGTGCGGAGCAATTGAAGCAAGGAACAGATATCGTCGGAAACCGTACCAAAATCAAAGTAGTAAAAAATAAAGTAGCCCCACCATTCAAGGTAGCCGAGGTTGATGTGATGTACGGCCTAGGTATTTCTCAAGAAGGTGAATTGCTGGATATGGCTGTAGAAAAGGATCTTGTTGAGAAAAGTGGTGCTTGGTATAGCTATAACGGCGAACGTATCGGTCAGGGACGTGAAAATGTGAAAGCATATATGATCGAACACCCTGAAATGATCGCTGAGCTTTCTCCTAAGGTCCGTGCAGCATACGGAATCGGCGATGGGTCAATCGTTGTTGAAGAAGTAGAAGAAGGGCAGGAAGAACTGCCGTTAGACGAATAA
- a CDS encoding competence/damage-inducible protein A: MKAEIIAVGTELLLGQVVNTNATFLSEELADLGIEVYYHTVVGDNLQRLLDVLNEAEQRSDLIVLCGGLGPTEDDLTKDGVALHIQKELVQDPDGMEKLQEFFRFSKRKMTPNNLQQALIIEGGISIPNPTGLAVGTLVTARDTSYLLLPGPPSELKPMVFQHVRPLLKELFPTKEQLMSRVLRFYGIGESQLVTDLKELIDQQTNPTLAPYAKPNEVTLRLTAKVSSEATGEAMLQQLEDQVLALVGEFFYGYGDENTLEETTVKLLTEHGKTLAAAESLTAGLFQSMIGNVSGASKVLKGGVVTYSAEMKTALLGVPERLIKEHGTVSEACAIAMADGTLKLTDADLAVSFTGAAGPDELEGHPPGTVWIGLAQKGQPTIAEQYHFNRDRQYVRYSAAMKGLDLIRRAVLKEK, encoded by the coding sequence ATGAAAGCAGAAATTATCGCTGTCGGAACAGAGCTTTTGCTCGGACAGGTTGTGAACACAAATGCAACGTTTCTATCAGAGGAACTGGCAGATCTAGGGATAGAGGTTTACTATCATACGGTAGTTGGAGATAACCTTCAACGGCTGCTTGATGTATTGAATGAAGCCGAGCAGAGAAGTGACTTGATTGTCTTGTGTGGCGGATTAGGACCGACAGAGGATGATCTGACCAAAGATGGTGTGGCCTTGCATATTCAAAAAGAATTGGTTCAAGATCCGGACGGCATGGAAAAACTACAGGAATTTTTCCGTTTTTCTAAGCGCAAAATGACACCTAATAACCTGCAGCAGGCACTGATAATTGAGGGGGGAATAAGTATTCCGAATCCTACGGGTCTTGCGGTAGGGACGCTTGTGACTGCACGTGACACTAGCTATCTATTACTTCCCGGACCACCAAGTGAACTGAAGCCGATGGTGTTTCAGCACGTACGACCATTACTTAAAGAACTCTTTCCAACAAAAGAACAGCTGATGTCCCGTGTTTTGCGTTTTTATGGGATTGGAGAATCTCAATTAGTAACGGACTTGAAGGAACTGATCGATCAGCAGACGAATCCAACGCTAGCGCCGTATGCCAAGCCGAACGAAGTGACCTTGCGTCTGACAGCAAAAGTTTCATCTGAGGCCACAGGAGAGGCGATGCTGCAGCAGTTAGAGGATCAAGTGTTGGCACTTGTCGGAGAATTTTTCTACGGTTATGGTGATGAGAACACGCTAGAAGAAACAACCGTTAAGCTGCTGACAGAGCATGGCAAAACATTGGCAGCTGCGGAAAGTCTGACTGCCGGACTTTTCCAAAGCATGATAGGGAATGTATCTGGTGCTTCTAAAGTACTTAAAGGAGGTGTTGTCACCTATTCAGCAGAAATGAAGACGGCGCTTCTGGGCGTTCCTGAACGCTTGATTAAAGAGCACGGCACAGTTAGCGAAGCCTGCGCTATAGCTATGGCTGACGGTACCTTGAAGCTCACAGATGCTGATCTGGCGGTTTCTTTTACCGGTGCGGCAGGACCAGATGAACTGGAAGGCCATCCACCGGGCACAGTTTGGATAGGTCTGGCACAAAAAGGGCAGCCGACAATTGCCGAACAGTATCATTTTAATCGTGACCGGCAGTACGTTCGATACAGTGCAGCGATGAAAGGCTTGGATTTAATTCGACGTGCAGTTTTAAAAGAAAAATAA
- a CDS encoding LPXTG cell wall anchor domain-containing protein, with product MKNKHVFLYMFSSVFLTMLMFLSAPVSFAQEGAVQTKGEVILWEESSDSSEPPTSSTEPSESTVPSESVVSSESSQGATISKPAGKYPSTGELVKSSLTITGIALLLIMLVLFFLKKKKEREIGEGS from the coding sequence ATGAAAAACAAGCACGTGTTTCTTTATATGTTTTCCTCAGTGTTTCTCACCATGCTGATGTTTTTGTCAGCACCTGTCAGCTTTGCACAGGAAGGTGCAGTTCAAACCAAAGGGGAAGTCATACTCTGGGAAGAGAGCAGTGACTCATCAGAACCACCGACGTCTTCCACAGAACCCAGTGAATCTACTGTGCCCAGTGAATCCGTTGTATCTAGCGAATCAAGTCAAGGAGCGACTATCAGCAAGCCTGCCGGGAAATATCCCTCAACAGGTGAGCTGGTCAAATCCAGCTTGACGATCACAGGTATCGCACTGCTTCTTATCATGCTGGTCCTGTTTTTCTTGAAAAAGAAGAAGGAACGAGAAATCGGGGAAGGGAGTTAA
- a CDS encoding DUF916 and DUF3324 domain-containing protein gives MKLRKLFYVLPILYIASFFLGTTPVFATEEMNPYTYEVVKPENQVDDVGYFNLRMQPDQEQTVQIKLKNQTDQEVTVAIGLNGAKTNSNGVIEFGPSVLENDASLKYDFKEIVTGPETTVIPANGETTVDITIKMPSATIDGLIVGGIHMKKVPTAEEEEERKKQTGVLNEYAYLVGMVLSEADMIPQADLALNKVYAGLANYRNAVFINFSNVQPNFLDDMGVEAQIMQAGASEVLYDTKKLNMRMAPNSMIDFPVLMDGDRMEAGDYTAHILVTSGDRKWEWDHDFTITEEEADKYNAQDVSLVQERGIDWTLIAMIVGGVFAAFLVIFFIVRAIRKKGNKGKNKKKNKAKKGKKSKG, from the coding sequence ATGAAACTAAGAAAGTTATTTTATGTTTTACCTATACTTTACATAGCTTCCTTCTTCTTAGGAACGACTCCTGTTTTCGCGACAGAAGAAATGAACCCATATACCTACGAAGTTGTTAAACCTGAGAATCAAGTCGATGATGTTGGTTACTTCAATCTGCGTATGCAGCCAGATCAAGAACAAACGGTTCAAATCAAGCTGAAAAACCAGACAGATCAAGAAGTAACAGTAGCGATTGGATTGAATGGTGCCAAAACAAATTCTAACGGGGTAATTGAATTTGGCCCAAGTGTGCTAGAAAATGATGCATCACTAAAATATGACTTCAAAGAGATCGTCACAGGTCCGGAAACAACGGTCATTCCGGCAAATGGAGAGACGACAGTTGATATCACAATCAAGATGCCGTCTGCTACGATCGATGGCTTGATCGTTGGTGGTATCCATATGAAAAAAGTTCCGACAGCGGAAGAGGAAGAAGAACGAAAAAAGCAGACGGGTGTTCTCAATGAATATGCCTATTTAGTTGGAATGGTATTGAGCGAAGCAGACATGATTCCTCAAGCCGATTTGGCGCTGAATAAAGTCTATGCAGGGTTGGCTAATTACAGAAATGCTGTATTTATCAACTTTTCAAACGTGCAGCCTAATTTCCTGGATGATATGGGTGTTGAAGCGCAAATCATGCAAGCCGGTGCATCTGAAGTACTTTATGATACGAAGAAGCTGAATATGCGGATGGCGCCCAATTCCATGATTGATTTTCCTGTGCTGATGGATGGGGACCGAATGGAGGCTGGCGACTATACTGCACACATTCTGGTAACTAGCGGCGACCGTAAGTGGGAATGGGACCATGACTTTACGATCACCGAAGAAGAAGCTGATAAATATAATGCCCAGGATGTCAGTCTTGTGCAGGAGCGTGGGATTGATTGGACCTTGATCGCGATGATCGTTGGCGGAGTATTCGCAGCGTTCTTAGTAATATTCTTTATTGTTCGTGCCATTCGAAAAAAAGGGAATAAAGGAAAGAACAAGAAGAAAAATAAAGCGAAAAAAGGAAAGAAAAGCAAAGGATAG
- the lepB gene encoding signal peptidase I — MGKTNRSKTARRKTNTEKTVESTTPKTRQKKRTDTAVEKKSAKVKRTQSKRGSQNIKHRTARKKMTKRKQKRKRRMDFLREIGVTFLIVGLLFFLARTFVFALPRMEGYAMSMTLGDSDRLFVNRLSEAKRFDLIYFRHPTTGELLIRRVIGLSGEEIRYKEDTLYVNGEIKVERFLGTMIAQAEQENHLYTEDFTLKEVTGAALVPKDGYFVLGDNRMYSVDSRTFGFINKSDIVGVVKMKFLPLHEMERF; from the coding sequence ATGGGAAAGACAAATCGTTCTAAAACCGCCCGACGGAAAACGAACACCGAAAAAACAGTTGAATCGACAACTCCTAAAACACGTCAGAAAAAACGAACGGATACGGCGGTCGAAAAGAAATCGGCGAAAGTCAAAAGAACACAGAGCAAAAGAGGAAGCCAGAACATCAAACATAGAACAGCGCGAAAGAAAATGACGAAGCGAAAGCAAAAAAGGAAGCGTCGCATGGATTTCCTGAGAGAAATAGGGGTAACCTTTTTGATTGTTGGTCTGTTGTTTTTTCTTGCAAGAACCTTTGTTTTTGCACTTCCGCGTATGGAGGGTTATGCAATGTCGATGACTCTTGGAGATAGTGACCGTCTCTTTGTAAATCGTCTATCGGAGGCTAAGAGGTTTGATCTTATCTATTTTCGCCATCCTACTACGGGAGAACTTCTGATTCGACGAGTCATTGGATTATCCGGAGAAGAAATTCGCTATAAAGAAGATACCTTGTATGTGAATGGCGAAATCAAAGTGGAACGTTTTCTGGGAACGATGATTGCGCAGGCGGAACAAGAAAATCATCTTTATACAGAGGACTTTACGCTGAAAGAGGTGACGGGTGCGGCGCTAGTTCCAAAGGACGGTTATTTTGTCCTGGGAGATAATCGAATGTACTCTGTGGATAGCCGTACATTTGGTTTTATCAACAAAAGTGACATAGTTGGTGTAGTAAAAATGAAATTTCTACCCCTTCATGAAATGGAAAGATTTTGA
- a CDS encoding YfhO family protein — protein MMKKKRWSWLKENRLFFFLSIVIPLIIMAIAYYSIGVYWGSDKTILASDSYSQIANFYAGFNDMLHGKQSIFYSWYGSLGLNYWALMAYYLNGIFTFIVYFFDNSMIPDAVYLIILLKFGAMGGSFGVMSQQLFRIPKWAMLGFSTFYAISGFALIATPMVMWLDALIYLPLVILGIHRLLEQGKAKLLFFSYLLLFISNFYMAFMVGVFSFLYAVGLVILKPEYLKKGFPLYLFTSLCAGGASMVTILPTILDLINNGEGLTGVTSFFTPDTGAWDLIVKSMVGVYDTTGYESAPFIYFGLFALPFLFFYFRTAEIALKRKLVSGGMFLLLIASVYIYPLNLFWHGFHAPNMFLFRFSFLITFFALFVSARAMEHLTVQTMEQVINGGILWVALFSAAVFFSNKKRYDFVSRTSLILTIIFIGMYLGLLFFYTRENRKPRKKLFVFLFLALFSVEGVVQANSLLQGIVKDWGYASRSLYEEGFSDIRTLVTAAEEDNTEFQRMELFDFSSRNQSFKYGYSGIQMFSSIRNRRSSQYLNQLGFRSRGSNLTISYKHNTVVMDALFGVAHNITKHEPLKYGFSLKQTENAYQLYENEYSLPLGILTDDNIFSDEVSQSQEALLQQLSGEDETLFYLTEPKIVDADQITIIEEDQNVIYSEKAVGETRRITYSVDVPANSQAYLMLYGDSQYLMKGAKVRFTIDGVQRSGDLIKDGQYYNLGYYSEAKTVEVELEFFGNSQTTLRKPMALILDTEAFSYAVEKAKENGADLTVDGRVVEGTVLAEKDQVLFTSIPYDNGWEVYVDGEKQKINALQDSFLTVAIPEGEHKVKFVYLPQGIKAGFSLFVGCTVLFLGYEGLRKRKARQEEKRKQEQQ, from the coding sequence ATGATGAAGAAAAAACGATGGAGTTGGCTGAAAGAAAACAGGCTGTTTTTCTTTCTAAGCATAGTCATTCCACTCATTATCATGGCGATTGCCTATTATTCGATAGGCGTGTATTGGGGCAGTGATAAGACGATTCTAGCCAGTGATTCCTATTCGCAAATCGCCAATTTTTATGCAGGCTTCAATGATATGCTTCATGGCAAGCAAAGTATTTTTTATTCTTGGTATGGGTCGTTAGGGCTTAATTATTGGGCGTTGATGGCCTACTACTTAAATGGAATTTTTACATTTATTGTCTATTTTTTTGACAACAGTATGATACCAGATGCCGTCTATTTGATTATTTTGCTGAAATTTGGCGCGATGGGCGGCTCTTTTGGGGTTATGAGTCAGCAGCTGTTTCGTATTCCAAAATGGGCAATGCTAGGTTTCAGTACATTTTATGCGATATCAGGTTTTGCGTTGATTGCAACGCCGATGGTTATGTGGTTGGATGCGCTGATTTACTTGCCATTGGTTATACTGGGCATTCATCGACTGCTAGAGCAGGGAAAAGCTAAACTATTGTTTTTCAGTTATCTGCTCTTGTTTATTTCAAATTTCTATATGGCTTTTATGGTAGGGGTCTTTTCTTTTCTATATGCAGTAGGATTGGTGATTTTAAAGCCCGAATATCTTAAGAAGGGCTTTCCTTTATATCTATTCACATCTTTGTGTGCCGGCGGGGCCTCGATGGTTACGATTCTACCGACGATTCTCGATTTGATCAATAATGGGGAAGGCTTAACGGGCGTTACTTCATTTTTTACACCAGATACAGGTGCTTGGGATCTGATCGTAAAGAGCATGGTAGGTGTTTATGATACAACGGGATATGAAAGCGCACCGTTTATCTATTTCGGTCTGTTTGCTTTGCCTTTTCTCTTCTTTTACTTTCGAACAGCGGAAATTGCGCTGAAAAGAAAGCTGGTTTCAGGAGGGATGTTCCTTTTACTGATTGCCAGTGTTTATATTTATCCGCTTAATCTTTTCTGGCATGGCTTCCATGCACCAAACATGTTTTTGTTTCGTTTTTCGTTTTTGATTACCTTTTTTGCCCTGTTTGTTTCTGCGAGAGCGATGGAACATTTAACGGTTCAAACGATGGAACAGGTGATAAATGGTGGGATCTTATGGGTGGCTCTTTTTTCAGCAGCCGTCTTTTTTTCCAATAAAAAGCGATATGATTTTGTTTCAAGGACATCCTTGATTTTGACGATCATTTTTATAGGAATGTATCTGGGGCTGCTTTTTTTCTACACACGAGAAAATAGAAAGCCAAGAAAAAAGCTATTTGTGTTCTTGTTTCTCGCACTGTTCTCAGTTGAGGGAGTGGTGCAGGCGAATAGTCTTTTACAAGGGATCGTCAAGGATTGGGGCTATGCTTCACGGAGTTTGTATGAAGAGGGGTTTAGCGACATAAGAACATTGGTGACGGCTGCCGAGGAGGATAATACCGAGTTTCAACGGATGGAATTATTTGATTTTTCTTCCAGAAATCAAAGTTTTAAATACGGCTATAGTGGAATACAAATGTTTTCATCTATTAGAAACAGACGATCCTCTCAATATCTGAATCAGCTGGGCTTTAGATCCAGAGGTTCGAATTTGACGATCTCTTATAAGCACAACACAGTAGTAATGGATGCTTTATTTGGGGTGGCGCACAATATTACCAAACATGAGCCGCTGAAATATGGTTTTTCTCTGAAACAGACAGAGAATGCGTATCAACTTTATGAAAATGAGTACAGCTTGCCATTAGGGATACTGACAGACGATAACATTTTCAGTGATGAGGTATCCCAATCTCAGGAAGCGCTCCTGCAGCAACTTTCGGGAGAAGATGAGACATTGTTTTATCTCACGGAGCCAAAAATTGTGGACGCGGATCAAATCACGATCATTGAAGAGGATCAGAATGTGATTTACAGTGAAAAAGCAGTTGGAGAAACGCGGAGAATCACTTATTCAGTGGATGTGCCGGCCAATTCCCAGGCTTATTTGATGCTATATGGCGATAGTCAATACTTAATGAAGGGCGCAAAAGTAAGGTTTACGATCGATGGTGTCCAACGTAGCGGAGATCTGATCAAGGATGGTCAGTATTACAACTTGGGTTACTATTCAGAAGCTAAGACAGTAGAAGTAGAGCTGGAATTCTTTGGCAACTCCCAAACGACCTTGCGTAAGCCGATGGCGCTTATTCTCGATACAGAGGCATTCAGTTATGCTGTTGAAAAAGCGAAAGAGAACGGGGCAGATCTTACAGTGGACGGCCGCGTTGTTGAAGGAACCGTTTTAGCAGAGAAGGATCAGGTGTTGTTTACATCCATCCCCTATGATAATGGTTGGGAAGTCTATGTCGATGGTGAAAAACAGAAGATCAACGCGTTACAAGACTCCTTTCTGACTGTTGCTATTCCCGAAGGAGAGCATAAAGTGAAATTTGTGTACCTCCCCCAAGGAATCAAGGCTGGGTTTTCCTTATTTGTTGGTTGTACGGTCCTTTTCCTTGGTTATGAAGGACTTAGAAAGCGCAAAGCGCGACAGGAAGAAAAAAGAAAGCAGGAACAGCAATGA
- a CDS encoding WxL domain-containing protein, translating into MKLTHKLCGAALVAVVGIAVAGPGVSITKAAEDTTDGPGKIVFTDEDYTTNTDGGKIPDTTETDPTLPSKNGEFVIRSVSPLDFGTAEATVGKTVVAFAAPHQSTGNAAAASANFVRFKDNRKNDDNRYQVTANLTTQFTSTAGKELTGATIEYTNLRLLDAAENGALKPAESGLAASVALAYNTEAPVYTNADATKGRGDYFVAFGQLGDAVAPADESVKLTIPSDTALYNGEYNAAITWTISDVPMTGSW; encoded by the coding sequence ATGAAATTAACACACAAATTATGTGGCGCTGCATTAGTAGCAGTAGTCGGAATTGCAGTAGCAGGACCAGGAGTAAGTATCACAAAAGCAGCAGAAGATACAACCGATGGACCAGGTAAAATCGTCTTCACGGATGAAGATTACACAACAAACACTGATGGTGGGAAAATTCCTGATACAACAGAAACTGACCCAACATTACCATCTAAAAATGGAGAATTTGTTATCCGTAGTGTTTCTCCATTAGACTTCGGTACAGCAGAAGCAACTGTTGGTAAAACTGTTGTAGCTTTCGCGGCACCTCACCAATCTACTGGTAATGCAGCAGCGGCATCAGCAAACTTCGTTCGTTTCAAAGATAACCGTAAAAACGACGACAACCGTTACCAAGTAACAGCAAATCTTACAACTCAATTTACAAGCACTGCTGGTAAAGAGTTGACTGGTGCAACAATTGAGTACACAAATCTTCGCTTGTTGGATGCTGCTGAAAACGGCGCATTGAAACCAGCTGAATCAGGATTAGCTGCAAGTGTTGCATTGGCTTACAATACAGAAGCTCCTGTTTACACAAATGCTGACGCAACTAAAGGACGTGGAGACTACTTCGTAGCATTCGGTCAATTAGGTGATGCTGTAGCACCTGCTGACGAGTCTGTTAAACTTACTATCCCTTCAGATACTGCATTATACAATGGTGAATACAATGCAGCGATCACTTGGACAATCTCTGATGTTCCAATGACAGGTTCTTGGTAA